A genomic region of Bernardetia sp. ABR2-2B contains the following coding sequences:
- the pyrR gene encoding bifunctional pyr operon transcriptional regulator/uracil phosphoribosyltransferase PyrR produces MKRLLFSSTLLDLTVSRLCEQLIENYSDFSDTVLLGIQPRGTLFAERIHQRLESRLNKKIPFGKLDVTFYRDDFRRRNEPLRANMTEVPFVIEDKKVILIDDVLYTGRTISAAMSAMAAFGRPKKVDLLVLIDRKYTRDLPIAPNYTGKTVNTILSEHIEVEWTQEGAKEDKIWLIS; encoded by the coding sequence ATGAAAAGATTACTTTTTTCTTCAACATTATTAGACCTTACTGTAAGCCGTCTGTGTGAACAACTCATCGAAAACTATTCAGATTTTTCTGATACTGTTCTTTTGGGGATTCAGCCACGAGGAACACTCTTTGCAGAGCGCATTCATCAGCGTTTAGAAAGTCGTTTGAATAAAAAAATTCCTTTTGGAAAGCTGGATGTTACTTTTTATAGAGATGATTTTAGGAGAAGAAACGAGCCTTTGAGAGCCAATATGACAGAAGTTCCTTTTGTAATAGAAGACAAAAAAGTCATTTTGATAGATGATGTTCTTTATACAGGAAGAACAATCAGTGCAGCAATGAGCGCAATGGCAGCATTTGGAAGACCTAAAAAAGTAGATTTATTGGTGTTGATTGATAGAAAATATACAAGAGATTTACCAATTGCTCCCAACTACACAGGAAAAACTGTAAATACTATTTTATCCGAACACATAGAGGTAGAATGGACACAAGAAGGAGCAAAAGAAGATAAAATTTGGCTGATTTCTTAA
- a CDS encoding energy transducer TonB: MKRFTQFFACLFLVFFICFVSNFSVFGQTQNEEEEEIIEVEQHPEGFYKDIEISIEDVVNEPIESLEEEKEEAPFCCILYMEQNAVFEGGMDYFKEVVNNQMRFSETMKEGRVFIQFVVEKTGKVSEIKVIKGLSEENDKEALRIMTLISENYSWKPAEQRGKKVKVRMSIPIFFKEENTIPIEINDSLQNVLLDLSFLDSIKIPAVEIKREEEEEEEVFSFDASSNPIFEGGWGNFNEIIEKNLQFPKGGKEGRVLLWFVVDTTGKMIDFEVKESPNEENSKETLRVMNLINESHSWKPRIDSKTGKKYKVRLAMFITFKK; this comes from the coding sequence ATGAAACGATTTACACAATTTTTTGCTTGTTTATTTTTAGTATTTTTTATTTGTTTTGTCTCTAATTTCTCTGTTTTTGGACAAACTCAAAATGAGGAAGAAGAGGAAATTATAGAAGTAGAACAGCATCCAGAGGGTTTTTATAAAGATATTGAAATAAGTATTGAAGATGTAGTAAATGAACCTATTGAATCACTTGAAGAAGAAAAAGAAGAAGCTCCTTTTTGTTGTATATTATATATGGAACAAAATGCTGTTTTTGAAGGAGGAATGGATTATTTCAAAGAAGTTGTAAATAATCAAATGCGTTTTTCAGAAACAATGAAAGAAGGACGAGTTTTTATTCAGTTTGTAGTTGAGAAAACAGGAAAAGTATCAGAAATAAAAGTAATAAAAGGTCTATCAGAAGAAAACGACAAAGAAGCATTGCGAATAATGACTTTGATAAGTGAAAATTATAGTTGGAAACCTGCCGAACAGCGAGGCAAAAAAGTGAAAGTTAGAATGAGTATTCCTATTTTTTTTAAAGAAGAGAATACGATTCCAATAGAAATAAATGATTCTTTACAAAATGTATTACTTGATTTATCTTTTCTTGATTCGATTAAAATTCCTGCTGTTGAAATAAAAAGAGAGGAAGAGGAGGAAGAAGAAGTTTTTAGTTTTGACGCTTCTTCTAACCCTATTTTTGAAGGAGGTTGGGGTAATTTTAATGAAATAATTGAAAAAAATTTACAATTTCCCAAAGGAGGAAAAGAAGGGCGTGTTTTACTTTGGTTTGTAGTGGACACAACAGGAAAAATGATAGATTTTGAAGTAAAAGAAAGTCCAAATGAAGAAAATAGTAAAGAAACCTTGAGGGTAATGAATTTGATAAACGAAAGTCACTCTTGGAAACCGAGAATAGATTCTAAGACAGGAAAGAAATATAAAGTGCGATTAGCTATGTTTATTACCTTTAAAAAATAA